The following proteins are co-located in the Pontiella desulfatans genome:
- a CDS encoding FAD-dependent oxidoreductase yields MDFSGQIKKLFKPVERTHSASAELSAKAGHCKEPKDFAWMETNVPCQKACPAGTDVPAYLTAIATGDFEEAYRINLRDNIFPAVLGRVCSRPCEAACRHGYDGLGDPVAICFSKRSAADFPQQDPILLEPWFPESGKRVAVVGSGVAGLAAARNLTLLGHKVTVYEKHHSPGGMLNQGIPEFRLPREIIHREIKQITALGIEVVCGTAIGKDLPLTQLLDGNDAVIMAAGTLKPNLLNLPGSDLPGIRHGLDFLLEVNETGTGGIGERVIVIGGGFTAMDCARTARRLGAQTAQWDLKVLYRRSKEVMRVTPGELEELDAEGIPLECHATPLAYIEKEGKLAGMRFHRTGTHEEFEVPADTVLLATGQFPDLSWMEEPTGNPNNVEHNKLFMAGDFAQGASSLIDAIAHAKQVVEEIDLFLMGEQRLIHHVQIEDAATVGRTRAMDRIPRQAMPSRPLAERSLQGEVEQGFDRPDAIEEAKRCYRCHYKFEIDQDKCIKCDWCLKAKPRPECILMLKEITHDQEGRVVSWEATDYVREMNLIWINQDECIRCGECLKACPVDAINLQKVSLIHEPTMNAD; encoded by the coding sequence ATGGATTTTTCGGGGCAGATCAAAAAACTTTTCAAGCCGGTGGAGCGGACGCATTCGGCCTCGGCGGAGCTCTCAGCCAAGGCCGGCCATTGCAAGGAACCGAAAGATTTCGCCTGGATGGAAACCAACGTGCCCTGCCAAAAGGCCTGTCCTGCCGGAACCGATGTTCCGGCCTATCTCACCGCCATTGCCACAGGCGATTTTGAAGAGGCCTACCGGATCAACCTGCGCGACAATATCTTTCCGGCCGTGTTGGGGCGCGTTTGCTCGCGTCCGTGCGAAGCCGCCTGCCGCCACGGCTACGATGGCCTGGGCGATCCCGTGGCCATCTGCTTTTCAAAACGGTCCGCCGCCGACTTTCCGCAACAGGATCCCATCCTGCTGGAACCATGGTTCCCGGAATCAGGGAAGAGGGTGGCCGTGGTTGGCTCCGGGGTCGCCGGGCTTGCCGCCGCTCGCAACCTGACGCTGCTTGGGCACAAGGTTACGGTCTATGAAAAGCACCATTCCCCCGGCGGCATGCTCAACCAGGGCATTCCCGAATTCCGTTTACCCCGTGAGATCATCCACCGCGAAATCAAGCAGATCACCGCTTTAGGTATCGAGGTCGTCTGCGGCACTGCCATCGGAAAAGACCTGCCACTCACGCAGTTGTTGGATGGAAACGATGCCGTCATCATGGCCGCCGGAACCCTGAAACCCAACCTGCTCAACCTGCCCGGCAGCGACCTGCCCGGCATCCGCCACGGGCTCGACTTCCTGCTGGAGGTCAACGAAACCGGAACCGGCGGAATCGGCGAACGCGTGATTGTGATCGGCGGCGGCTTTACGGCCATGGACTGCGCGCGCACCGCGCGGCGACTGGGGGCACAGACCGCGCAGTGGGACCTGAAGGTGCTTTATCGTCGCTCGAAAGAGGTCATGCGCGTCACCCCCGGCGAGCTGGAGGAGCTCGATGCCGAGGGGATCCCGCTCGAATGCCATGCCACGCCCCTCGCCTATATTGAAAAGGAGGGCAAGCTGGCCGGCATGCGTTTTCATCGAACCGGAACCCATGAGGAGTTCGAAGTCCCCGCCGATACCGTCCTACTCGCCACCGGCCAGTTCCCCGACCTCAGCTGGATGGAGGAACCAACAGGCAATCCCAACAACGTCGAACACAACAAGCTGTTCATGGCCGGCGATTTTGCCCAGGGGGCATCGTCGCTGATCGATGCCATCGCCCATGCCAAGCAGGTGGTCGAAGAAATCGATCTTTTCCTGATGGGCGAACAGCGGCTGATCCATCATGTGCAGATCGAGGATGCCGCAACCGTTGGCCGCACCCGCGCCATGGATCGTATTCCAAGGCAGGCGATGCCTTCGCGTCCGCTCGCCGAGCGGAGCCTGCAAGGCGAAGTCGAACAGGGCTTCGATCGGCCGGACGCCATCGAAGAAGCAAAGCGCTGCTACCGGTGCCACTACAAGTTCGAGATCGACCAGGACAAGTGCATCAAGTGCGACTGGTGCCTCAAGGCCAAACCGCGCCCTGAATGCATTCTGATGCTGAAGGAAATCACGCACGACCAGGAAGGCCGGGTGGTTTCGTGGGAAGCAACCGACTATGTCCGCGAAATGAATCTGATTTGGATCAACCAGGACGAGTGCATCCGGTGCGGCGAATGCCTGAAGGCCTGCCCCGTCGATGCCATCAACCTGCAAAAGGTTTCGCTAATCCATGAACCCACCATGAACGCCGATTGA
- a CDS encoding PEP-CTERM sorting domain-containing protein produces the protein MKHVRIASILLLVAAFMIPAYGEVVPPWESTNPTGLPNTKFWGYDFDDGSLPPTITLEGGNSGQPNDPIWSISGYGDTVSTLGGVLGIHNATQPSGVTLHIDVPNTYNSANIKYFWFAFDYSGTAPVLDFGTDDSRSVLVPGSLTFTANTTGSHIEGYVNFDPQPASEWMDISLIANVGQTTWIDNLQTGSTCVPEPASFSMIALGGLGTWLARRKRLRRHRSKKKTSFEQLAAFRLPFLSEEIATAPIGGRREFAAYRLK, from the coding sequence ATGAAACACGTACGCATTGCCTCAATCTTGCTGCTTGTTGCAGCTTTCATGATCCCGGCCTATGGGGAAGTTGTCCCGCCCTGGGAAAGCACAAACCCGACCGGGCTTCCGAACACAAAGTTTTGGGGATATGACTTCGATGACGGGAGCCTGCCTCCAACCATCACCCTGGAAGGGGGCAATTCAGGCCAACCCAACGATCCAATCTGGTCGATTTCGGGCTATGGCGATACCGTCTCCACCCTCGGCGGAGTGCTTGGAATCCACAACGCAACCCAACCTTCGGGGGTAACGCTCCATATCGATGTCCCCAACACCTACAATTCCGCGAACATTAAATATTTCTGGTTTGCCTTCGACTATTCCGGAACGGCACCCGTTTTGGACTTTGGCACCGATGATTCGCGGTCTGTATTGGTTCCCGGCTCACTGACCTTCACCGCCAACACCACCGGTAGCCATATCGAGGGATACGTCAACTTCGATCCGCAACCGGCCAGTGAGTGGATGGATATCTCGCTCATTGCCAACGTGGGGCAGACGACCTGGATCGACAACCTTCAGACCGGATCCACTTGCGTTCCGGAACCGGCATCGTTCTCGATGATCGCCCTCGGGGGGCTGGGCACCTGGCTGGCTCGGCGCAAGCGCCTGCGCAGACACCGCAGCAAAAAGAAAACGAGTTTCGAGCAATTGGCTGCATTTAGGCTCCCGTTCCTCTCGGAGGAAATCGCCACCGCACCGATCGGCGGAAGGCGCGAATTCGCGGCCTACAGGCTCAAATAG
- a CDS encoding metal-dependent transcriptional regulator, protein MSTPELSASLEDYLETIFFLSREDGVARPKDIAGRMKVRAASVTGALRALGEKGLINYEPYASVTLTEEGREIAGKIAVKHEALLHFFTQVLGVDASEAEEFACSMEHTIPDHILQRFVRFAEYTEKCPAFNASWQESAEGYFCKAQGSDTKRCETCRLPEA, encoded by the coding sequence ATGAGCACACCTGAACTGAGCGCCAGCCTTGAGGACTATCTGGAAACCATCTTTTTCCTTTCCCGGGAGGATGGCGTCGCGCGGCCGAAGGATATCGCCGGACGAATGAAGGTGCGTGCGGCCTCGGTTACGGGCGCGCTCCGGGCGCTGGGGGAAAAGGGGCTGATCAATTATGAGCCCTATGCCTCGGTAACCCTGACGGAAGAGGGCCGCGAGATTGCCGGAAAGATTGCCGTGAAGCACGAGGCGCTGCTGCACTTTTTCACCCAGGTGCTCGGGGTCGATGCTTCGGAGGCGGAGGAATTCGCCTGCTCGATGGAACACACCATCCCCGACCATATCCTGCAGCGGTTCGTCCGTTTTGCGGAATACACCGAAAAGTGCCCGGCCTTCAATGCCAGTTGGCAGGAGAGCGCCGAGGGCTATTTTTGCAAAGCCCAGGGGAGCGATACGAAGCGGTGCGAAACGTGCCGCCTGCCGGAGGCGTAG
- a CDS encoding DUF1189 family protein translates to MKNKKYRMVQMPFLSFFSKRFYADVGRNWKGVNLAYLFLLLAICSIPPTLDVRKNILHSLETEHVEILNQIPAIRITNGTASIDQRQPYYINRSNGKPLAIIDTTGSMNYIDDPSVMLLLTETKLVVRRGKNLFNTFDLAGIAELQIDKHLINSWLQKARELIAPLSYGIFLMLSYIFAVLVMLLAAIVGLILSAAMHNSLGFAGALRLATVAATPSIIAITVSAALGLSVPGIVFVGISLLYLIAGIKCCAKTAEDENVRIDLRAALIPECMAAEGYDAFKEAA, encoded by the coding sequence ATGAAGAACAAAAAATACCGTATGGTGCAGATGCCGTTCCTTTCGTTTTTCTCGAAGCGGTTCTATGCTGACGTGGGACGAAACTGGAAAGGCGTCAATCTGGCCTACCTGTTCCTGTTGCTGGCCATCTGCAGCATCCCGCCAACGCTGGACGTCCGGAAGAATATCCTTCATTCGCTCGAAACCGAACATGTTGAAATCCTGAACCAAATTCCAGCGATTCGGATTACCAACGGCACGGCCTCGATCGACCAGCGACAACCCTACTACATCAATCGCTCCAACGGAAAACCACTGGCCATCATCGATACCACGGGAAGCATGAACTATATCGACGACCCATCGGTCATGCTCTTGCTGACCGAAACCAAACTGGTCGTCCGTCGCGGAAAAAACCTCTTCAATACATTCGACCTTGCCGGCATCGCCGAGTTGCAGATCGACAAACACCTGATCAACAGCTGGCTGCAAAAGGCCCGGGAATTAATCGCCCCCCTCTCCTACGGCATTTTCCTGATGCTTTCCTACATCTTCGCGGTGCTCGTCATGCTGCTGGCAGCCATCGTGGGATTGATACTTTCCGCCGCCATGCACAACAGCCTGGGCTTTGCCGGGGCACTGCGCCTTGCGACCGTTGCCGCCACGCCATCCATCATCGCCATCACGGTTTCGGCCGCCCTCGGCCTCTCCGTTCCGGGCATCGTTTTCGTCGGCATCAGCCTGCTTTATCTCATCGCCGGGATCAAATGCTGCGCGAAAACCGCTGAAGACGAGAACGTCCGCATCGACCTCCGGGCCGCCCTCATACCGGAGTGCATGGCGGCAGAAGGGTACGATGCCTTTAAGGAAGCGGCCTAA